In the genome of Blastopirellula retiformator, the window CGAACACTTCGCCGCCGTCGACGCCATAACCGACCGCCGCGACGCCGTGCAAGATCAGGATGCGGCGGGCGATCTCGACCGCCGTTTCGGGCAACGCTTCTTCGCAGTCGGGAATCGCCGGCACGACCTCTTCGCTCCAGACCTTGTGAGCGATGGCGAACTGTTTGGTCGTCGTCATGAGGAACGCCTACTTAGACTTCTTCCCGCTCCGCTTCCAGTTCGTAGGCGGTTTTCGCCCCATGCTGGCGGAGCAACTCGATCACCGCCGGATCGTCGGTCCAGTCGATCGCGGCCAGGCGGCAGCCGGGGTCGTCGTACAGATTGTAGAGCCGGTTCAGTTCGACGCCGGCTTCGACCAGCAAAGTGGCGTACCGCAGGCGACGCTCTGGCGTCAGCTTCCAGTTCAGCGCCGAGACGAGCGAGCGATCGAGATTGGGATTGGCGCCGCGGGCGATCAGCAGTTCGACCACTTCGTCCTTTTCCGACAAGATCGCCGCATGCAACGGAGTATCGCTGGTCGGAATCGTCTGAACGTCGATATTGTAGCCAGCGTCGAGCATCGCCGCGACGATCTCGGCGCTGCCATGTTTGACGGCGACGCTTAGCCACGGACGCTTGAGGTCCTCGGTGGTGACGAAGTCTCGGACCAGCGAGGGGTTGGCGGCCAGGACTGCTTGAACCTGCTCTAGGTCTTGGGCGTAAATGGCGCGGCCCAAGGCTTGATTGGCGGACTTATCGAACAACGGACGACGCTTTCCTGCGAGCGGAACGGAAGGGGGGGAAAGCGTCTATTCTAACCCTGACTTTGCCGCAGCGCCGACCGGATGGCGATAAACTCGCCGACGTTTTCCAGGTCGAGCACGCCCACAATCTGGCCATTGGCGACGATCGGCATCGAGTTACAGGCGCCTTTTTGCAGCCGTTCGTAGGCGATTTGCAGCATTTCGCTGGGCGTAGCGACCTGAAAATCGGTCCGCATCACGCCGCTGATGGGCGCCTGATTGCCGTTCTCGGCCAGGGCTTTCAGCAGATCGTGCTTGGTCAGCATGCCAACCACTTGGCCGCCGTCGACCACCGGAAAGTCTTGCTGAAAGCCGGCCAGCACGTGACTGGCGGCGACGCCCAAGGTTTCGTCGGGGCGAACCGTCTCGAAATGGGTAATCATCACGCTGCGGATTGGGATGCCGGTTAGCGCGAATTTCCGCTGCACCATCGACGCTTCGGCGGTCGCTCCCATCCAGACGAACAGCGCAATAAAGACCAGGAGCGGATTGTAAAACAGGCCGAAGAAGCCGAACAGAAACGCCATCAACTGCCCGACGCCGGCGGCGACCTGCGTGGCCTGAACGTAGTCCATATTCATCGCCAGAAAGGCCCGCAGCACCCGTCCCCCGTCCATCGGAAAGGCGGGGAGCAAGTTGAAAATGACCATCACCACGTTAAAGCCGAACAGGATGAAGCAGACGGCCGCCGTCTGTTGCCAGAAGGTCAGGTCGGTCATCGTCTTCATCGACGCGTTCTCACCAAAAGCCGAACCAAGATACTGCAGGGCGAGATTGCGATCGGTGGCTAGGCTGCCGATTAGCAGCGCCAGGACGAAGAACAGAATTGCCAAGACCACGTTGACCATCGGGCCGGCGAGCGCCACGACCAGCTCTTGTTTCGGGTCTTCCGGCATCCGTTCCAGCCGAGCGACGCCGCCGATCGGCAGCAGCGTGATGTCTTTCGTACCGATTCCGTAGCGCCGCGCGGCCAGGGCGTGTCCCAACTCGTGCAGCACAACGATAAAAAAGATCGCTGCGACCATCGCCAGGCCAAACAGGGTATCGCTCAGATCATCGCCGCGCGTCCAATGGAGCGCCGCGAACCAGACCAGAATGATCAGGAAGGTGAAGTGGACGTACACGCCGATGCCGAACAGGGTGCCGATCCGTAACGACCATTTCATACTTCAAACGCCTTTCGATCCCAGGTTGCAAAAACTAGTTGAATTGTAGAGCAGAAACGACGCGGCGAACCAGATTGCGCATAAAAAAACGCCGCACCCAAATTTGGGTGCGGCATCTTGCTGAGCTTCAGCTATATCAATTTGTTACGACGCGGAACTAGTTGCCTGTTGAAAAATGCCACGAGGGCATTTTTCAACAGGCAGCTAGGGTTAGCCCCGATAGCGAGAGCTATCACGGCTGACCAGTTGTTGAAAGGTTCTGTAGAAGTGCGGAAGAAGATCGACCCAAGTGCGAAAGAGTTCGCGAGCAAGAAATAAAAAAGCCCGGCGCGCGATTGTTAGGAGTCATCGCGCGTCGGGTTCACGCTACGGGGTGCTTACCTAACGCTCCGTGTAGCGTCCCTGTCCGACCGCGGTCATCTGGAGCCAGATCACCGAAAGGGCCCATCAGCCGGACATTTGTAATCTAGGACGCAATTCCGAAAGACGCAAATTTATTTTTTGCGGCGTATTCGGCGCGCTAGAGCGGTTTTCCTTCATCTGTATCGTTCTGGCTGGTTGCGGCCGCGCTGGTCGGCGTTGACCTGCATCGACGAATCTTGAGGATTCGCCTGCTTCGGTCGCCTGGACCAGCTTGCCTCACTAACGCCAGAAACGCTACAGCTATCAGAAAAACGCTCAAGGGCCACCGCTAACCTCGCAGCACTTTAAATTGCTGCGCAATGAACATGACGTGCGCGCTCTCGCCCCACGTGTCGCTCTGCTGTCGGATCAGGCGAAACCTCGGATGTTTGGGGGTGCGGCGATCGGCGGCGGAATCGGAGCAATTGTCGCCGTCAGCTCGGCCTTGATCGTCGGAGGAGAAATGGCTGCCAGTACCGCTCCGCTCGGCTTGGCCCTTACCGGCGCCATTGTCGGGACGCTGCTCGGCGGTTTTACCGGTTGGGGAATTCCCCGTGACCAAGAGGCGGACGTGATGCGAATGTTAGCTGGCCGCCGTGGCAGTTCATTGCTTTGCCGAGTCGTCTGACCCGACCGATCGAATTGCCGAAGGGGTGAATATGGCCGAAGAAAGCCGACTCCATCATGCCAGCTGAGCTGGTTCGCTTCTTGCCAGCGGCGAATCGAAGCCAAG includes:
- a CDS encoding ankyrin repeat domain-containing protein, which codes for MFDKSANQALGRAIYAQDLEQVQAVLAANPSLVRDFVTTEDLKRPWLSVAVKHGSAEIVAAMLDAGYNIDVQTIPTSDTPLHAAILSEKDEVVELLIARGANPNLDRSLVSALNWKLTPERRLRYATLLVEAGVELNRLYNLYDDPGCRLAAIDWTDDPAVIELLRQHGAKTAYELEAEREEV
- a CDS encoding site-2 protease family protein, with protein sequence MKWSLRIGTLFGIGVYVHFTFLIILVWFAALHWTRGDDLSDTLFGLAMVAAIFFIVVLHELGHALAARRYGIGTKDITLLPIGGVARLERMPEDPKQELVVALAGPMVNVVLAILFFVLALLIGSLATDRNLALQYLGSAFGENASMKTMTDLTFWQQTAAVCFILFGFNVVMVIFNLLPAFPMDGGRVLRAFLAMNMDYVQATQVAAGVGQLMAFLFGFFGLFYNPLLVFIALFVWMGATAEASMVQRKFALTGIPIRSVMITHFETVRPDETLGVAASHVLAGFQQDFPVVDGGQVVGMLTKHDLLKALAENGNQAPISGVMRTDFQVATPSEMLQIAYERLQKGACNSMPIVANGQIVGVLDLENVGEFIAIRSALRQSQG